From the Rhinoderma darwinii isolate aRhiDar2 chromosome 12, aRhiDar2.hap1, whole genome shotgun sequence genome, one window contains:
- the LOC142665306 gene encoding acyl-coenzyme A thioesterase 1-like isoform X1, which produces MLSLLHRTLSRAPRYSRAMTGVSLHVSPGCCLFDDPLRLQVRGLSPGQDVSLRTALSDEAGELFTSVGRYRADSSGELELSRSPALEGGSYTGVEPEGPLWSLEPRTPLRRLLKKDVQSPYQLCFSLYQAHDPPGALLAAAAQERRFMGEGVTRVPLREGRLRGSLFLPPGPGPFPGVIEVQGTGGGLLDYKASLLANRGFATLALAYYNYEDLPKGMKEFHLEYFEEAVNYMLQHPQVKGPGVGLLGHSKGGDLVLSMASFLKGIAATVVVNGSVANVVAVLHYKDITLLPIAADMKKIKQSQPGVFDISDVLCNPLEEANRKSLIPVGRADCKFLFIVAGDDRNWKSDFYAQTACQLLAEEGKEKPEVVLYPRAGHYIEPPHFPLCKASVHKLAGHVVTWGGETKAHALAQVDSWQRTQAFFHKHLNQRKVMESKL; this is translated from the exons ATGCTCTCCCTGCTCCACCGAACGTTGTCCCGAGCGCCCCGGTACAGCCGCGCCATGACCGGAGTGTCGCTGCACGTCTCCCCGGGTTGCTGCCTCTTTGACGACCCCCTGCGGCTCCAGGTCCGCGGTCTGAGCCCCGGGCAGGACGTGAGTCTCCGCACCGCTCTGAGCGATGAAGCCGGGGAGCTGTTCACCTCCGTGGGTCGCTACCGAGCGGACAGCAGCGGGGAGCTGGAGTTGAGCCGAAGCCCGGCTCTGGAAGGCGGCAGCTACACTGGAGTGGAGCCGGAGGGGCCTCTGTGGTCCCTGGAGCCCCGGACTCCCCTCAGGCGGCTGCTCAAGAAGGACGTGCAGAGTCCGTACCAGCTGTGCTTCTCCCTGTACCAGGCCCACGACCCGCCCGGGGCTCTCCTAGCTGCCGCCGCCCAGGAGAGGCGCTTCATGGGGGAAGGGGTGACCCGGGTGCCGCTGCGGGAGGGACGGCTGAGGGGAAGCCTCTTCCTGCCGCCTG GACCCGGGCCATTTCCAGGAGTTATTGAAGTGCAAGGTACTGGTGGAGGCCTCCTGGATTACAAGGCAAGCTTGCTGGCTAATAGAGGCTTTGCCACACTGGCTTTAGCCTACTATAACTATGAAGATCTACCTAAAGGGATGAAGGAGTTTCATCTGGAATACTTTGAAGAAGCAGTAAACTATATGCTGCAGCATCCGCAG GTGAAGGGTCCAGGAGTTGGCCTTCTTGGCCATTCTAAAGGTGGAGACTTGGTGCTTTCTATGGCCTCCTTCCTTAAAGGCATAGCTGCCACAGTTGTTGTGAATGGCTCAGTGGCTAATGTTGTAGCAGTCCTCCACTATAAGGACATTACTCTGCTTCCTATTGCCGCTGACATGAAAAAGATAAAACAGTCCCAGCCAGGAGTGTTCGATATCAGCGACGTATTATGTAATCCACTAGAAGAAGCTAACCGGAAGAGCCTTATTCCCGTTGGAAGAGCTGATTGCAAGTTTCTGTTTATTGTAGCGGGAGATGACAGGAACTGGAAGAGCGACTTCTATGCCCAAACTGCTTGCCAGCTACTGGCAGAGGAAGGAAAAGAAAAGCCAGAAGTTGTGTTATATCCCAGAGCTGGCCATTACATTGAACCACCTCATTTCCCCTTGTGTAAAGCCTCTGTGCACAAGCTCGCTGGACATGTTGTTACTTGGGGAGGAGAAACAAAGGCTCATGCATTGGCACAAGTGGACTCATGGCAGAGAACTCAGGCATTCTTCCATAAACATCTAAATCAAAGGAAAGTCATGGAGAGCAAACTATAA
- the LOC142665306 gene encoding acyl-coenzyme A thioesterase 1-like isoform X2 codes for MKEFHLEYFEEAVNYMLQHPQVKGPGVGLLGHSKGGDLVLSMASFLKGIAATVVVNGSVANVVAVLHYKDITLLPIAADMKKIKQSQPGVFDISDVLCNPLEEANRKSLIPVGRADCKFLFIVAGDDRNWKSDFYAQTACQLLAEEGKEKPEVVLYPRAGHYIEPPHFPLCKASVHKLAGHVVTWGGETKAHALAQVDSWQRTQAFFHKHLNQRKVMESKL; via the exons ATGAAGGAGTTTCATCTGGAATACTTTGAAGAAGCAGTAAACTATATGCTGCAGCATCCGCAG GTGAAGGGTCCAGGAGTTGGCCTTCTTGGCCATTCTAAAGGTGGAGACTTGGTGCTTTCTATGGCCTCCTTCCTTAAAGGCATAGCTGCCACAGTTGTTGTGAATGGCTCAGTGGCTAATGTTGTAGCAGTCCTCCACTATAAGGACATTACTCTGCTTCCTATTGCCGCTGACATGAAAAAGATAAAACAGTCCCAGCCAGGAGTGTTCGATATCAGCGACGTATTATGTAATCCACTAGAAGAAGCTAACCGGAAGAGCCTTATTCCCGTTGGAAGAGCTGATTGCAAGTTTCTGTTTATTGTAGCGGGAGATGACAGGAACTGGAAGAGCGACTTCTATGCCCAAACTGCTTGCCAGCTACTGGCAGAGGAAGGAAAAGAAAAGCCAGAAGTTGTGTTATATCCCAGAGCTGGCCATTACATTGAACCACCTCATTTCCCCTTGTGTAAAGCCTCTGTGCACAAGCTCGCTGGACATGTTGTTACTTGGGGAGGAGAAACAAAGGCTCATGCATTGGCACAAGTGGACTCATGGCAGAGAACTCAGGCATTCTTCCATAAACATCTAAATCAAAGGAAAGTCATGGAGAGCAAACTATAA